TGCAAAGAAGATGATTGACGATAATATTTTAGGAATTGAGAATCCGTGGTACGAAACAACTTCCTCTGACAGTGATACAGTCACTTATGAAGGAACAACGTATAAAAGAGGCGATCGCTTTTTAGCTGGTGAAGAAAAAGGAACTCTCATTCAAATCTTACAAGTTAAACGATCGTACTACATTGTTAATGAGAAGGTACAATTCGATGGTAGTAGAAGTTACGATAATGGAAAAATCACGATAACTTCAGGAGAAAAAACGGCGACATATTCAGCAGAAAAATTATCAGGAACTGAGCTCTTTAATTTTTATCGTCCGGAAATCGATAATATTATTTTCTTACTTGCTATTTATGTTGGGCTGCTAGTCTTTGCATCGTTTTTCCAATATGGAAAGTCCGTGTTGCTCCAGACTGCAGCAAACCGCATAATTCAAAAAATGCGCAAAGATGTTTTTGCACAAATCCAACGGGTGCCAATCAATTATTTTGATAATCGCCCCGCCGGTAAAATTGTTGCCCGGATTACGAATGATACAGAAGCAATCCGTGAGCTTTACGTAAAAGTATTAGAAACATTTTTTACAAGTACGATTTATATGACTGGGATTTATATCGCCCTATTTTTACTTGATGTAAAACTAGCTTTAATTACAACGTTATTAATCCCAATCATGATCATTTGGTTTATTCTATATCGCAAATATGCATCACATTTTAATCACATGATTCGGACACGTGTAAGTGATTTAAATGGAATAATAAATGAATCTATTCAAGGGATGCCAATCATCCATGCCTTCCTCCGTAAAAAGGAAACAAAGGAGGAGTTCGAAAAATTAAATCATGAGCATTATTCGTATCAAAATCGTTTACTAAATTTAAATGCTTTAACATCTCATAACTTAGTTTTCGCCTTACGAAATGTCGCTTTCGTCGCATTAATTTGGTATTTCGGTGGAAAATCACTAGAAGCTACAACAATCATTTCAGTCGGTGTATTATACGCTTTCGTTGATTATTTAAACCGACTTTTCCAACCAGTTACAGAAGTTGTAAATCAATTAGCACAGTTAGAGCAGGCCCGCGTTGCTTCAGAACGTGTATTTGAACTGTTAGATGCTGAAGGTGAAGATGTCAAAGAAGGAACGATGCCAAGGTATGATGGAAATGTTTCCTTTAACAACGTTTCATTTGCCTATAAAGACGATGAGTACGTTTTAAAAAATATTTCCTTTGAAGCAAAAAAAGGAGAGACAGTTGCCTTAGTAGGTCATACTGGATCAGGAAAAAGTTCTATTATGAACTTACTATTTCGTTTTTATGATCCACAAAAAGGATCCATTTTGGTTGATGGGAAAGAAGTAACTTCTATGCCAAAACAACATTTACGTAAGCATATGGGAATCGTTCTGCAAGATCCGTTTTTGTTCACTGGGACGATTGCTTCAAATGTAACGTTACAAGATCCTTCCATTACAAAAGAAATCATGGAAAAGGCCCTTCGAGATGTTGGAGCAGAAGATTTTATAAAGCGATTACCTAAAGGTTATGACGAACCAGTTATTGAAAAAGGTAGTACTTTGTCAGCTGGACAACGTCAGCTCATCTCTTTTGCACGAGCACTTGCCTTTAACCCAGCAATTTTAATCCTTGATGAAGCGACAGCAAGTATAGATACAGAAACAGAAGCTATCATTCAAGATGCACTTGAAGTGTTGAAAAAAGGACGAACAACATTTATTATCGCACATCGTCTTTCAACGATTAAAAACGCAGATCAAATTCTTGTCCTTGATAAAGGGAAAATCGTCGAAAGAGGTACACATGATGAACTTCTTGAGCATGGTGGAAAGTATTATCAAATGTATGAAATGCAGCAAGGCAAACAAGTAAATGCTGTTTAACAAATGGCGGTGTGATTTTTGCACCGTCTTTTCTTGTAAAGGAGACAACCAATACGATGGAACTAATAATCAATAACAAAAAAATCAATATTCGTTCGTATAAAGAATCAGACTTTGAACAAATACACCAACTTAATAAAGATGAAAGTTGGAATAACTTAGTGGAAAAACAGACAGATACGAGGCACGCTTGGACAAATTCTTCAATTACGTATGTAGTAACTTGTAATGAAGAACTCATTGGTTATGTTCGCGGATTAACTGATGGTCATATTACTTTATATATTTGTGAATTATTAATAAAGAAAGAATATCGAGGGTTGCAGATTGGTACTGAACTTTTATCTTATGTTCATAACCTATATCCGAAAACACGCATGGAATTACTAGCTTCCACTACTTCACACTCATATTATGAAGCAAATAAATTCCGAAAATTTTATGGCTTCCGTAGAACTTTCGAAGAAATATAAAAACAGACTCGAAATTCGAGTCTGTCTTTTTTTCATTTATTAAGCTTTCGATACGTTCGTAGCTTGAGGACCTCTTTGGCCATTTTCAATTTCAAACGTTACTTCTTCGCCTTCTTCAAGCGATTTAAATCCATCACTCTGGATAGCTGAGAAGTGAACGAAAACGTCTTCTCCACCTTCGCGCTCAATAAATCCAAAACCTTTTTCACTGTTAAACCATTTTACTTTTCCACGTTCCATTTTCTTGTTGCCTCCTAGCATTCTTAAAAAAATTGCAAATTAACCTTGCCTGTTTATTATGTCCGAAAATGTATGTTATAAAACATATTTCCAAAAAAATTATTTTAATCTTTGTTCAAGCTTTGCTTTTTCTTCTTCAAATCCTGGTTTCCCAAGTAAAGCAAACATATTCTTTTTGTATGCCTCGACACCAGGCTGATCAAATGGATTAACAGCTAATAAATACCCACTCATTGCACATGCTTTTTCAAAGAAATAAACAATGTAACCGTAGTGATATGGCGTAAGCTCAGGGATATTTAAGATTAAGTTAGGAACGTTTCCATCTGTATGTGCAAGCATTGTACCGAGCATTGCTTTTTTGTTCACGTAATCGACAGTTTCCCCTGCTAAATAATTAAGACCATCTAAGTCACTATCTTCTTTTTCGATGAAGATTTCTTCCGCTACTTTTTCAACATTAAGTACTGTTTCAAAAATGTTACGTCGACCATCTTGAACATATTGCCCCATTGAATGTAAATCCGTTGAGAAGCTAACAGATGCTGGAAAAATTCCTTTTTGGTCTTTCCCTTCACTTTCGCCAAACAACTGTTTCCACCACTCAGAAAAGCCTGTTAATGCCGGCTCGTAGTTTGCTAATATTTCTGTTGTTTTCCCTTTGCTATATAAGATGTTACGGACAGCTGCATATTGATATGCTTCGTTTTCATGTAATGAAGGGTTATTGAAGTCTTTGCTTGCAGCAAGAGCTCCTTCCATTACCTCTTGAATATTAATGCCGCTTACAGCGATTGGAAGCAGTCCTACAGCTGTTAATACCGAGAAGCGTCCTCCAACATCATCTGGAATAATATACGTCTCATATCCTTCTTCAGAAGCTAATTGTTTCAATGCTCCTTTAGAAGCATCTGTTGTAGCGTAAATACGTTTACGTGCTTCTTCTTTTCCATACTTCTCTTCTAATAGTTTTCTAAAAATACGGAAGGCAATTGCAGGTTCTGTCGTCGTTCCCGATTTGGAAATGACATTAACGGAAACATCTTTTCCTTCGATTAGATCCAATAAATGCTTTAAGTATGTAGATGAAATATTATTTCCAGCAAAGAATACTTGAGGACCTTGTCTCTTTTCTTTCGGTAGTTCATTGTAAAACGTGTTATTAAGAAGATCAATTGCTGATTTTGCCCCTAAGTATGAACCACCAATTCCAATGACGATCAATACATCTGAATCACTTTTAATCTTTTCAGCAGCTTTTTCAATTCTCGTAAATTCATCTTGATCATAGTTGCTTGGCAAATCAACCCAACCTAAATAGTCGTTTCCAGCTCCTGTTTTTTCATGAATTGCCTTATGTGCTTGTTCAACTTTTTCATTTAAATATGTAAGTTCGTGTTCTCCAAAGAAAGATAAAGCTTTTGTGTAATCAAATGTTAGTTTGTTTTGCATTATTTCACTTCCTATTATTGTTTTATCTTCTTAATGTACCAATTGCAATATTTAATGTAAATAATTTGTCTCTTTTTAACTCATCTTTAAAAAAGAAGAGGAAGAACTCCTCTTCTTATAATGATTTAGTAAGTATTTGTTTCACATCATCGCTTTCTAATACTTTAAAACGTCCAAATGGTCCATTTGCCATCGCTTTTTCAACCATAACATCTAGCTTTTCATCATCAATGTTATAATCAGCTAATGTTTTTGGTGCACCTAAGCTGCTCCAAAACGTTCGTAAAGCATCGATTCCTGCTAAAGCAACTTCTTTATCTGTTTTTCCTTCAGGGTTAATTCCAAATACTCGAGTTGCTAATTGCTTAAAGCGTGGCACATTTTCATCAATGACATGTTCCATCCAGTTAGGGAAGATGATTGCTAAACCACCAGCATGGGGAATATCATACACCGCAGAAACCGAATGCTCAATGTTATGTGTAGCCCAATCACCTAAAGCCCCTAATAGTAATGTTTGGTTTAAAGCAACCGTTCCACAAATCATGACTGTTTCACGATGGTCAAAACTTTCAAGATCTTCAAGTAGCTTTGGTCCTGTTTCAATCATCGTTTGTAGTAATGACTCACAAAAGCGATCTTTTAAAGGTGTGTTCTCTACATGGTGGAAATAAAGCTCTAACGTATGACTCATAATATCGACTATCCCGTAAATCGTTTGATCTTTTGGTACAGAAAATGTATGAGTCGGGTCTAAAATTGAGAATTTAGGAAAAACGTGAGGCGTTCCCCAGCCATATTTTTCATGTGTTTCCCAATTAGTAATAACAGAGCCTGAATTCATTTCAGAACCAGTTGCTGCAAGCGTTAAAACTGTTCCTAATGGCAATGCATCTTCTGCAACTGCTTTTTTCGTAATAATATCCCATACATTTCCGTCAAACTTCGCTCCAACCGCAATAGCTTTCGTCGCATCAATAACACTTCCACCACCGACAGCTAGTAAAAAATCAATATCATTTTCTTTACATATAGCAATACCTTTTTCCACTGTAGATAAGCGTGGGTTTGGTTCAACTCCTGCTAATTCATGTACTTCTGCATTTATTTTTTTTAGCTCGTTTAATACATTTTCATAAATTCCTGTTCGCTTAATACTGCCTCCACCATATACGAGTAAAATTTTTTTACCGTACTGTGCTACTTCTTTCGATAAATTGCTTAATGTACCTTTTCCAAAAATTAATTTTGTAGGATTATGTTGTTCAAATGAATTCATTGTCGTCACTTCCCTTTGCTTTTTCATTTATTATGACAAAACTTTGCCCTTTGGTAAAATATTTCAATTGTATAAATCATTTAATAATTACTAAAGATAGAAATGAGCAAATTAATCTTCTAAGGAGGGACCCAATCATGAGTGGTATTCAACGTTTTGCTCTAGCTTTAACAATTATAGGTGCTATTAACTGGGGATTAATTGGTTTCTTTCAATTTGATTTAGTAGCTGCGATCTTTGGCGGTCAAGATGCTGCACTTTCACGCATCGTCTACGGACTTGTCGGTATCGCTGGTTTAATTAACTTAGGTTTATTATTTAAACCATCAGAAGAAGTCGAAAGAAGCCATGCAACAGATGGTATAAGATAAATTTTAGGAAAATAAAAAAACGTCCTTTAACGGGACGTTTTTTCTATTACTTCTTTAATAAAGATTGACGATCGTCTGATTGTGCAATCCAATCTTGCAGCTTATCTTTTAGCGTATTAAAACCGCTAGCAGCTTCTGTTTGAGATGCAGCTGAATAAGAAGAAGTTTTAGTAGCTTTAGGTGCACGACGTGGCTTTGGAGCTTCTTGAGCTGGAGCCTCTTGTGTAGCACGGATTGATAAGCTAATTTTTCCTTTTTCTTCATCTACAGAAAGTACTTTTACTTGTACTTCTTGCCCAACAGATAGATATTCATTAATATCTTTAACGAAGCCATGAGCAACTTCAGAAATATGAACTAAGCCTTGTTTTTCTTCGTTTAAAGCAACAAAAGCACCATATGGTTGGATACCTGTTACTTTTCCTTCTAATACAGATCCTACTTCAATTTTAGACATGGTAACACTCCCGAATTTTATCTTTATCACGCAGTTATCAATTATAACACAGTCAGACTCTAATAGCAAAACATGGTTTTTTGGGCACATTTTTATTATTAACAAATTAAAGAATTTAATGAAATAAAATTGCTAATGTCAAAAAAAAATGTCTAAAATGATCGCTAGAAGCAATCACTTTAGACTTTCAAATAATTATTGCATTGGCATAAAGTTTACTTTCCAAATGCCTTTGTCGTTTTTAGTTAAGGCGAAGCCAATCATACTCTCACGATCTGCAAAGTTTTCGCTTCTATGCATAATTATATCAGCTGTATCCGTCTCTTCATTATCTCTAATATTACTTTCAGCTGTAAATACAATTTGCTCCATCATGTATATCGATTCTATAAAATCTCTCCGCTGTTGCTTCATTTCTTCTGATGGTGGCGTAGATTCTTCTAAATATGTTTCTCTTGATGGGTAATGATGGTTCCCTGTTTTTACCAAAAGATGCCATTGCATATCATCATCACCATTAACTGAAGTATATAGCCATAACGCCATCACTTGAAACGGCTCAAGCCCTCTTAATACTTCATCGTCATAGCCACTATCTTTATACGCATCGTAAATATCTAGTATCTCATACTCCATTTTTCCAAACACATCATTGCCATAAATGTATTTTGTGTTTCCAATAAAGGAATTTAGTTTCTCCTTCGTAATTTCGAATTTATTTTCCTCTTGTGAATGACGATAATTCTCAACAATTATTTGTTTTGCCACATCCATAGAGTATATATCATGAAGTTTATCCTTAGGCATACTTAGATAATTACTTGCTTTATCATATAGTGAATTGAGCTGATCTTGAAAAACTTCATAGAAGGCTTTATTTTCTTCCTCATACTTTGTTTGCTCTTCTTCCTGTTTTTTAATAAATTCTTCCTTACTCATTCCTTTATCTTGGTCAGCACCATCACTTTCCTCTTGCTCATCATTAGTTCCTCCTGAAGAGTGACCATCATAAGATTCTTCTCCAGCACTCTCTGGTGAGGCATCTAATGCTAAAGATTCGTTAACTTCGTTCGATTTACTTCCGCCTTGACCTAATAATGAAGAAAGTCCAACGAATACTCCGATTAATAGAACTGCTGCCAGACTTGCAATATACGTAAAAGGATATTTCTTTACTGGCTTTTTTTTCGGTTGATCTCTTTCATTTAGAATATGGTATAAAATTTTCTCTGAATCGCTTGTTGTATCTATATTGTTGTATTCTTGTTTTAAATGGAGAAGTTTCTTCTCTAGGCGCTTATCCTCGAACATCTTTTATAACCTCCTCGTTGTCCATTAAGATATCTTTTAGTTTGTCTTTTGCTCGTTTTAATCTCGTTTTTACAGTAGAGAGTCTGAGACTTAGTACATCAGCTATTTCATCATATTTTTTATCGTGGAAGTAATATAAAATTAATGGCAGTTTATATTTTTCATTTAACTTTTGTATAGCAATGTGTAACATCTGAGCTTCCTCATCCTCTAACAGCGAGTCATTTAGTGCTTCGGAATAATCAACTCTCTCGTTCATCATTTTTTCCACTTTATTTTTGTTACGTTTATTTTTACGCTTTAAATCTCTCGTAACATTAAGGGTAATTTGGTATAACCAAGTAGTAAATTTCGCCTTTGAATATTGATTTAAAAAACGGTAAACTCTAATAAAAACTTCTTGTGTAACATCCTCAATATCGTTTAGTTCATTACCAATTTGGTAAGCAAACTTTTCAACTACTGGTAAATAGTGGTTCATTAACTGATGAAATGCTTCTATATCACCAGCTTGCGCAGCTTTTATTAAATCTGACTCCTGCATAAGTAATTACCTCTCTTTCTCACTTTCTTATTTATGTAACGATGAAATGGAATATATTGTTTCATTTTTTAAAATAAAAGATATCAACACTCATTTTAACAATATAATTGTTGAAAAATTGCGCTTTTATTGAAATTTAGTAAAAATAATAACTTTTTTATAAATCAACGTATTAAAAGTAGAATAACAGGAAAAGATATAACTAGCTTTCAAGTAATCCCCCCCTTTTATTTTGGCAAAGTCGCTTGCGACTTTGTCTTTTTTTTGCACAAAAAAAGACTGTACGAGTTGTACAGCCTTCCATTTATTTCTTCGTTAATTCTTTAAATCCTTCATATATATTCTTTGTCAGTTCTCCGACTTTACCATTACTAATCTTTTCGCCTTCAACAATAGTAATTGGAAGAACTTCTGACGTTGTACTGGTTACAAAACATTCATCCGCTTCTTTTAAAAAATGTGGTGTGAAAAATTCTTCATGTATTATTATGTTTAATTCCTTAGCCACTTTGAGAACTGCAATCCTCGTAATTCCAGGTAAAATCCCTTTATGGAGTGGTGTTGTATAAAGTTCATTATTCTTAACAACAAAAATATTGCTTGCAGATCCTTCGGTTACAACGTTATCTTTATAAAAAATAGCTTCATAACATCCTTTTTCAGCGGCTTCATTCTTTGCTAGTATATTAGGCAGTAAGTTTAATGATTTAATATAACAATTTGCCCATCTTTGATCTTCTCTTAATAATACACTTCCACCATTTTCTCTAATATCATCCGCTATTTTTTTTGACTTTCGAAAAATCATAGCAGTTACTGGTTGGATATCTTTATCGAAAACATGGTTTCTAGGGGCTGAGCCTCTTGTGATTTGCATGTATATATCAACATTACTTTCATTTAAACGATTTAATCCTTCAGCAATATACTGCTTAAATTCCTCATCACTGTAAGGCATTGGGATGTGAAGTGCTTCGGCACTATTTTTTAATCTTTCAAGGTGTTCTTCCAACATAAATGGTTTTCCATTATATATCCGTACTACTTCGTATACACCATCACCAAAAAGATAACCTCGATCTTCTAATGATACTATTTTTTCGGTACTTTCAATAAACTCCCCATTATAAAAAGCC
Above is a window of Lottiidibacillus patelloidae DNA encoding:
- a CDS encoding iron-containing alcohol dehydrogenase, producing the protein MNSFEQHNPTKLIFGKGTLSNLSKEVAQYGKKILLVYGGGSIKRTGIYENVLNELKKINAEVHELAGVEPNPRLSTVEKGIAICKENDIDFLLAVGGGSVIDATKAIAVGAKFDGNVWDIITKKAVAEDALPLGTVLTLAATGSEMNSGSVITNWETHEKYGWGTPHVFPKFSILDPTHTFSVPKDQTIYGIVDIMSHTLELYFHHVENTPLKDRFCESLLQTMIETGPKLLEDLESFDHRETVMICGTVALNQTLLLGALGDWATHNIEHSVSAVYDIPHAGGLAIIFPNWMEHVIDENVPRFKQLATRVFGINPEGKTDKEVALAGIDALRTFWSSLGAPKTLADYNIDDEKLDVMVEKAMANGPFGRFKVLESDDVKQILTKSL
- a CDS encoding ABC transporter ATP-binding protein translates to MSKNNHTQKTGKRLLAYALNFKSIIIIALLMLTVAVAAELTGPFIAKKMIDDNILGIENPWYETTSSDSDTVTYEGTTYKRGDRFLAGEEKGTLIQILQVKRSYYIVNEKVQFDGSRSYDNGKITITSGEKTATYSAEKLSGTELFNFYRPEIDNIIFLLAIYVGLLVFASFFQYGKSVLLQTAANRIIQKMRKDVFAQIQRVPINYFDNRPAGKIVARITNDTEAIRELYVKVLETFFTSTIYMTGIYIALFLLDVKLALITTLLIPIMIIWFILYRKYASHFNHMIRTRVSDLNGIINESIQGMPIIHAFLRKKETKEEFEKLNHEHYSYQNRLLNLNALTSHNLVFALRNVAFVALIWYFGGKSLEATTIISVGVLYAFVDYLNRLFQPVTEVVNQLAQLEQARVASERVFELLDAEGEDVKEGTMPRYDGNVSFNNVSFAYKDDEYVLKNISFEAKKGETVALVGHTGSGKSSIMNLLFRFYDPQKGSILVDGKEVTSMPKQHLRKHMGIVLQDPFLFTGTIASNVTLQDPSITKEIMEKALRDVGAEDFIKRLPKGYDEPVIEKGSTLSAGQRQLISFARALAFNPAILILDEATASIDTETEAIIQDALEVLKKGRTTFIIAHRLSTIKNADQILVLDKGKIVERGTHDELLEHGGKYYQMYEMQQGKQVNAV
- the dat gene encoding D-amino-acid transaminase, coding for MLAFYNGEFIESTEKIVSLEDRGYLFGDGVYEVVRIYNGKPFMLEEHLERLKNSAEALHIPMPYSDEEFKQYIAEGLNRLNESNVDIYMQITRGSAPRNHVFDKDIQPVTAMIFRKSKKIADDIRENGGSVLLREDQRWANCYIKSLNLLPNILAKNEAAEKGCYEAIFYKDNVVTEGSASNIFVVKNNELYTTPLHKGILPGITRIAVLKVAKELNIIIHEEFFTPHFLKEADECFVTSTTSEVLPITIVEGEKISNGKVGELTKNIYEGFKELTKK
- a CDS encoding GNAT family N-acetyltransferase — encoded protein: MELIINNKKINIRSYKESDFEQIHQLNKDESWNNLVEKQTDTRHAWTNSSITYVVTCNEELIGYVRGLTDGHITLYICELLIKKEYRGLQIGTELLSYVHNLYPKTRMELLASTTSHSYYEANKFRKFYGFRRTFEEI
- a CDS encoding DUF378 domain-containing protein; this translates as MSGIQRFALALTIIGAINWGLIGFFQFDLVAAIFGGQDAALSRIVYGLVGIAGLINLGLLFKPSEEVERSHATDGIR
- the yugI gene encoding S1 domain-containing post-transcriptional regulator GSP13 is translated as MSKIEVGSVLEGKVTGIQPYGAFVALNEEKQGLVHISEVAHGFVKDINEYLSVGQEVQVKVLSVDEEKGKISLSIRATQEAPAQEAPKPRRAPKATKTSSYSAASQTEAASGFNTLKDKLQDWIAQSDDRQSLLKK
- a CDS encoding cold-shock protein codes for the protein MERGKVKWFNSEKGFGFIEREGGEDVFVHFSAIQSDGFKSLEEGEEVTFEIENGQRGPQATNVSKA
- a CDS encoding RNA polymerase sigma factor, with product MQESDLIKAAQAGDIEAFHQLMNHYLPVVEKFAYQIGNELNDIEDVTQEVFIRVYRFLNQYSKAKFTTWLYQITLNVTRDLKRKNKRNKNKVEKMMNERVDYSEALNDSLLEDEEAQMLHIAIQKLNEKYKLPLILYYFHDKKYDEIADVLSLRLSTVKTRLKRAKDKLKDILMDNEEVIKDVRG
- a CDS encoding glucose-6-phosphate isomerase; this encodes MQNKLTFDYTKALSFFGEHELTYLNEKVEQAHKAIHEKTGAGNDYLGWVDLPSNYDQDEFTRIEKAAEKIKSDSDVLIVIGIGGSYLGAKSAIDLLNNTFYNELPKEKRQGPQVFFAGNNISSTYLKHLLDLIEGKDVSVNVISKSGTTTEPAIAFRIFRKLLEEKYGKEEARKRIYATTDASKGALKQLASEEGYETYIIPDDVGGRFSVLTAVGLLPIAVSGINIQEVMEGALAASKDFNNPSLHENEAYQYAAVRNILYSKGKTTEILANYEPALTGFSEWWKQLFGESEGKDQKGIFPASVSFSTDLHSMGQYVQDGRRNIFETVLNVEKVAEEIFIEKEDSDLDGLNYLAGETVDYVNKKAMLGTMLAHTDGNVPNLILNIPELTPYHYGYIVYFFEKACAMSGYLLAVNPFDQPGVEAYKKNMFALLGKPGFEEEKAKLEQRLK